From the Piliocolobus tephrosceles isolate RC106 unplaced genomic scaffold, ASM277652v3 unscaffolded_24038, whole genome shotgun sequence genome, the window GCTGCAGAAAGCCGTGTCGGACGCAGAGCGCAAAGCGCACGAGCTCATCACCACGGAGCGTGCCAAGATGGAGCGGGCCCTGGCCGAGGCAAAGCGGCAGGCCTCCGAGGACGCCCTGACGGTTGTCAACCAGCAGGAGGACTCCAGCGAGGTAGGGCCACCCGGCCACGCTGACACCCTTCCCCTGCCTCGCTCCCGTGtggtcccaccccacccccgtGAGGATTCTGAGCCTCCACATGGCATCAGCACAGTTATCACGGGCGTCCTGCAGCAGGCACACCGTCCCTGCCCACGCTGTGCTTATCAACACAGATTCCACATGGTTTGGTGAGACGTCCCATGGGTGTCCCCGTTCTGTAGATCCAGAAACTGAGGGCTCAAGAAGGTTGGCAGCTTGTCTGAGGTCATGGCCTTGGGAAGTGGTGGGGCCAGGACTCAAGCCCAGGTTGGCTGATgctgagttggagtttcactcttgttgcccaggctggagtgcagtggcacgatcttggctcattacaacctccgcctcccgggttcaagtgattctcctgcctcagcctcctgagtagctgggattacaggcgcccgccaccacacccggctaatttttgtatttttagtagagacggggttttgccatgttggtcaggctggtctcgaactcctgacctcagatgatccacccgcctcggcctcccaaagtgctgggatgacaggcgtaagccaccatgcctggtctgaaATCCCTGTTCTTTAGCCTGTGAGAGCAGGAGGATCCAGGAGAGCTGTGAGGGTCCCAGGTGGCGTCCGAGGCGCCCAGCTCCCTCCGGTGCACACGGCAGGCCTGAGAGCTACCCTGCTTGTGCCtgtgcacctgggaggcaggtggggGCAGAGGACCCTCTGCAACCCTTTTCTGCCTTGTCCacaaaggggagagggagagacccTTTCCAGGGGAGCCCCAGGACTGTCCCTTGAGACAGGGCAGATCTCTGTCCAAAGCCCCTGTGTGCATCTGTGCCTGGGCTAGCCCCGGGGTGGGAGAAGATGGAGCCCCATCGATGCAGGGGTCTCTGCACCAGCCCTTTCCACCCATGCTCTCGGCTGGGGAGAAGCTAGAACACCACGGACAAAACTCTCACAGAGCTGGCACTTGAGTgggcacagagaaagaaacaccaaaagcagaagCAAGGAATGTGGGCAGAGGCGAGGCGGGCAGAAGTGAGGCGTGCAGGCAGTTTCTGGGGGTGGAGGTGTGTGGGGAGTGGGGCTGTGGAGGCCTCATGGCAGGTGACACCTGAGCAGAGGCCGGGAGGAATCAAGCTGGCCACGCAGGCATCCGGGGAGCAGGCCCAGTGGAGGGACCGGCAGGGGCCAGGGCCTGGAGTGGGGACCGTGCCTTCCGCAgggaggctgctgctgctgtggcaGTGAGGGGAGGTAGGGTGGGAGGTGGCACCAGAGGCTTTGGAGGCCATAGAGGGCCCTGGGCTTCTCCCCTGGGGCAGGTTTGGGCTTCCCACCCCACAGCTCAGCCGTCTCTGTGAGAGATCCAGCCCCTCCCCAAGAAGAAACATGCTCGGGCTTTGTGTGGCATCCGTGACCCCCTCTGCCCACAGGGATGCCTGGGGCACAACTCACCCTATGGGAAGGGAGCAGAACCCACCACAGGctgggggcagaggtggggggGTGCAGCAGAGGCAGATGGTGAGATCTCAGCAGCCTCAATTATGCTGGGGCCATGTCCTTCGGTTTTGGAGCCTGGTGAGCTCAGGAGGGCTTCCCGGAGAGGAGGCAGGGGTCATCGTTCAGTTAGCACAGCACAAACCTGTCTGGGTGAGCTGGAGTGTGAGACACAGTAGTAGGACGCTGTCCCCCAAAACGGCCCAGTGAGTGGCTGTATCTGGGGAATGGCCCAAGGGCTGTGGGGCTTTACAGTTTCTCTCTTCTCACCTGTTGATGACGTGCTGGGTCTGAATGGCTTGGCTGGAGCATGTGTTGGGGATTTGGGTGACCGGACCCAGCCCTGACTGGCCCCTCTGCCCCCACCCAGAGCTGCTGGAACTGTGGACGGAAAGCCAGTGAGACGTGCAGCGGCTGCAATGCAGCACGCTACTGCGGGTCCTTCTGCCAGCATCGGGACTGGGAGAAGCATCACCACGTGTGTGGCCAGAGCCTGCAGGGCCCTGCAGCCGTGGTGGCCGACCCGGTGCCTGGACCGCCCGAAGCCGCCCACGGCCTGGGCCCCTCCCTGCCTGTGGGTGCTGCCAGCCCCAGCGAAGCCGGCTCTGCGGGGCCTTCTCGCCCCGACTCCCCCAGCCCGCCTGGCCCGCTGGATGCCGTGCCCCGCTGACCCCACCAGCCCCCGGCCTGCTGGACACAGCACCGTGCCGACCCCACCCAGCTCTGGGCCCGCCAAATGCTGTGGCCCCTGACGCCCGGCCGGCCAGACGCTGCGCCCCGCCTGGCCTGGGGAAGCTGACCAATTAGAGTCACTGCTGCTACTGCCCCTCtccaaaagaagacacagaaccAACAAAACCGCATTCAATGCACCTGCCTCAGCTACCTAATGATTCTGCACGGAGACCTCTTGCCAACCTCTCTTCAAGCATCCTCAGAAGCCTCAACGAGCTTTAGACAGCAGAGCGGATGCCGCGGGCGCGGCAGCTCTGCCCAcgtctctctcttttcctctctctctgtcccccccTGTCTTCTctagcctctctctctctctctgactatCACACACTTTCTCTTCAATGAAAAAATCTAATTGGTGGCTTATATTTTCAGCAAAGAATTttggggggttttgtttgttggCAAAAGAGCTACTCAGAAGTGGACAAAGAAAACTCTGGGGGTTCTCCCCCTCCTGGTTaacaagggagaaagaaaactgTGATTTTATAGCCGGAGATCTGAACCCAGCTGGGCCCCTCCCCCAGGGGCGTGAGGCTGATTGGCAAAGACGGGAGGAAAGATTTCAATTTCTGACTCAAGAAGCATTTttggtttcagattttttttttcctgtaatgttAAACTCTTTGGCTTTAagtaaaaatccaaaaagtttttttaaaaaagcaaaggaagCGTACTTGTGAACTACCTTGCTAGCTAGCCAGCCAAGGAGACCGGACACACCTCTGCTCCAAAGGAAAtccaaaaaagcaaacacaagaaATCAAAATCCAAAATTTGTCACTGCCAAAGTATGTTTTTCACTGTTTTCCTTGCTCTTGGGTTTGTCTGTGGGTGTCGGGATATTGGGGTGCAGAGGGTTGGTGCCCAGCGAGAAGCGACTTTTGTTCCCTTCCGCGTAGGCATTGGTGCGTCCGCCGCACGTGCGCGGTCTGTGTGCCGTCGCCGCAGCCTGCGTCTCCACGTGTGTAGGGAAGGACACGCCGTCTGTCCTCAGCCCCCTGTGActtttcatgtttcctttttccactTGTGGAAAAAAAGTGCTAAAGTTTTCTTCCCAGAGAGAGCATAATTCCGAAACAAAACTGTGACAATCTTTTGGGTTGATTCTCGACTGCTTTTCAAACACGCGGAGCCAGCAGGGCTCCCCGAAACACGGCTTCTCAGCCAGCCCGTCCTCCTCTACCTCTCTCCTCTCCGCGCCCTCCAACCTCTCCCGGCCCCATCGCCCCAACCCCAGCGTCTCACTGCAGCTACTCCCCTTTCTTCCAAACTTTTGCNNNNNNNNNNNNNNNNNNNNNNNNNNNNNNNNNNNNNNNNNNNNNNNNNNNNNNNNNNNNNNNNNNNNNNNNNNNNNNNNNNNNNNNNNNNNNNNNNNNNaaaaaaaaaaaaaaaaaaaaaaaactacaaacaaaagcagccctctgcctcctccccaggAAGGACCCTGACCGTGTACATAGCCCTGGTGCTCCTGCCCTGCCACCCCTCAGATGCGTTTGCCTCTGGCCCTGGGGTGTGTCTCGGTGACATTTTCTATCAGACATGctccctcccaccttccagcCCTGCCCATCCTCCCTCCACTCCTCTCAACTCCCTCCGCGATttcaagaaggaaataaagggatAAAGAAATTCACACTTGCACCGAGTGCAAGGACAGACAACAGCAGGCGCGGCCCACGGCCTGGCATCTGTGTGCGTGGCTCTCAGGAGTTCCAGGAACTCGGTGCAATACCGGAGTGACCCAGCTACTGAAGCGGCCGTGAACGGCCCGGAGAGGCCCGAAGCCGAGAGTGTACGTTAATGTGAATGTATATAGTCTTTGCAGAGGTCCAAATAATATTCATGACGGTAATAAAGAAGAGATGTTtgccaaataaaaaagaaaaagttaagagAAACGCGGGAGTTTGCGAAGTGTAGGAAACAGATTTTCAAAGGAGTCTGAACTGTGGCCCCCAGGGCAGGAGCGGTTTACCTGCTGGTGGTGGTGAAAGTTCCTTCTTTGAGCATCGTAAGGATGGATGCCATCGGGTCACCACCAGCCAGGTACTGTCTGGAACCAAGCCTGACAACAGAAACCTCGTTCTGAAAGTCGAGACAGATCGAGTGTATCCTCCAGACAGTGCCCTGGCCCCAGCACCACCTGCACTCCTCAGTGACAGGCCCAGCAAACTCCCTGAGGTTTGCTTTCGTGGGTTTGAGAGAAACAAGGACCAGTCTGGGATTTGGGCTCTCTGTTAAAGTGGCAGAAGCCCGTCTCCTCCTCCCAGGGCTGCGGTTCTCCAGCTCTGAACCCACACAGCGGTGGTGGCAGCGGACACGCCCGTGCCCACGAAGGGGACCTGCCTCCCCCGGAGGTAGGCGTCCTGGGACTCTTCTCGTCTCTCTCTCCCACTGGGCTCCATCTTGTCCCCACCCACACCGCAGTACCCTTCCAGGTGGGCAGGGCAGTTGGCTGTGGTGATCAAAGGCTCTAGGGGACGGGAAACGGGCATGGTGCTGTGGGGTAAATTGAGTCAGGCCCTCCAAGGCTGTGTGGTCCAAGGCTGTGCGGGTGAACCGGTGGTCTCTGTAGAACACTGAGCTCTGGGGCAAGAGGACCCATGGGCAGCTTCCCTGGCACCGAGCCCCGGGGCAAGGGCAAGGGAATCCATGGGCAGCTTCCCTGGCTACTCAGGTCCCTGGGGTCAGGACTGGTGGGGAGCGTGAAGGAGACACTAGTTTACTTTGTGGGCGAAAGCCTCCTCTTTTTCCCTCACCTCCCTCGATCCTTCTTTGGGGACACACAGGGACAGTAGCATGCTCACCAGCTGGCTGCATCAGTCTGGCCAGCAGCCTCCAGGGGCCAGACCACAAGGCTCAGGGTGGGACAggccctcccaccccagctctcAGGAATGGGTCAGCCCCCGAGCCAAGGATGAATGCCATCTGCCCTGCGTAGCCCCCCACCATGCCCCAAGCCACCCCCGGCACAAGTGCCAAAGCTGGCATGAGGACCTGGCCAGAGACCAGGCAGGTGGAGCGTGAGGACCTGGCCAGAGACCAGGCAGGTGGAGCCCCACGGCTGTCAGCCCCATGGAATCAGGACggctgggaaaactgaggcctggagacaAAAGAGGGGTATGTCCTGGGTGCGCTTTGTCAGGGACCCCTGGGCGGGTGTTGGCCGGGTCACATGAAGTAAGGCAGCTCCTGCCCAGGGAGGCTCTGGGACCCCTCCGATGCTTCAGGGGCCCGTCTTTC encodes:
- the LOC113221381 gene encoding protein CBFA2T3-like, translating into QKAVSDAERKAHELITTERAKMERALAEAKRQASEDALTVVNQQEDSSESCWNCGRKASETCSGCNAARYCGSFCQHRDWEKHHHVCGQSLQGPAAVVADPVPGPPEAAHGLGPSLPVGAASPSEAGSAGPSRPDSPSPPGPLDAVPR